A genomic window from Algoriphagus sp. Y33 includes:
- a CDS encoding DUF1080 domain-containing protein, which yields MAQESPIPYEVLPLRSLSEFEPTGSNWQIVQDVFYDLDGGKSKIANGTGILLNTLAKEGNQAIKSSFEHGDIELELDFMMPKGSNSGIYLQGRYEIQLFDSWAKENPTFTDAGAIYQRWDAGRERGREGYEGHPPLVNVSRAPGLWQSLRIVFRAPRFDSEGNKLANAKFVSVHQNGVLVQKNIEVTGPTQAAFFEDEQAAGPLVIQGDHGGVALRNIRYKTYGPEEVTLKDMKLTYYDSIKTINDFAKAKPKGTMAIDVLAHLAPATRNEFSGTVEGTLTVPSAGEYFFNLNLAWVPDDTPPGRINGAGKLFIDEKEVVYVDGVTGKANGSVQLTSGVHKIKLNYFKTFGHWYAPSNDITLTVEGKGIAKTALNVPLRADDPVGQIAVKVKDKAETQRGFIMHQGEKRTHTMAVGEPGGANYAIDLNSGELLSVWRGDFVETTPMWYGRGETQLMLPMGNVIEFTGKPSLSALASKDAAWPDKIDGFTYEGYELKKDGVPIINYEMKGVGIRETFDTRDSGKKLVHTLNLTTDGDILQIYCLVAQGSTIDKLPNGLYAIDDKSYYIELEGKESPIVRNSPDGSKELILPVKWKDRMGVVTYSIVW from the coding sequence ATGGCACAGGAGAGTCCAATTCCTTATGAAGTGCTTCCACTCCGGAGTTTGAGTGAATTTGAACCTACAGGTAGCAATTGGCAAATAGTCCAAGATGTATTCTACGACCTAGATGGGGGGAAGTCCAAAATCGCAAATGGTACCGGTATTTTGTTAAACACCTTGGCAAAGGAAGGCAATCAAGCTATCAAGTCTTCTTTTGAGCATGGCGATATTGAGTTGGAACTTGATTTCATGATGCCTAAAGGAAGTAACTCGGGCATATACCTTCAGGGTAGGTATGAAATTCAGCTGTTTGATTCTTGGGCAAAAGAAAATCCGACCTTCACAGATGCAGGTGCTATCTATCAAAGATGGGATGCAGGAAGAGAAAGAGGAAGGGAAGGATATGAAGGGCACCCACCTCTGGTAAATGTAAGTAGAGCACCTGGGCTTTGGCAATCGCTGAGAATTGTGTTTAGAGCGCCTCGCTTCGATTCTGAAGGAAATAAACTGGCTAACGCCAAGTTTGTTTCAGTTCACCAAAATGGTGTACTGGTTCAGAAAAATATAGAAGTCACCGGGCCTACGCAAGCTGCCTTTTTTGAAGATGAGCAGGCTGCCGGTCCTTTGGTCATCCAGGGGGATCATGGTGGAGTAGCTCTAAGAAATATCCGATATAAAACCTATGGCCCGGAAGAAGTGACGCTGAAGGATATGAAGCTCACGTATTATGACAGCATCAAGACAATCAATGATTTTGCGAAAGCTAAGCCAAAGGGAACTATGGCAATTGATGTCTTGGCTCATTTGGCTCCGGCCACCAGAAATGAGTTTTCCGGAACTGTAGAGGGAACGTTGACCGTGCCAAGTGCCGGCGAATATTTCTTTAACCTAAATCTAGCCTGGGTGCCGGATGACACGCCTCCGGGGCGTATAAACGGAGCAGGAAAGCTTTTTATTGATGAAAAAGAAGTAGTATATGTAGACGGGGTTACAGGCAAAGCAAACGGATCTGTTCAGTTGACTTCAGGTGTACATAAAATCAAATTGAATTATTTCAAAACATTTGGTCACTGGTATGCTCCGAGCAATGATATCACACTTACTGTTGAAGGTAAAGGAATAGCTAAAACAGCACTTAATGTTCCGCTTAGAGCTGACGATCCGGTAGGTCAGATAGCTGTGAAAGTTAAGGATAAGGCAGAGACGCAACGTGGATTTATCATGCATCAAGGGGAGAAGAGAACACATACGATGGCTGTGGGTGAACCCGGTGGCGCTAATTATGCCATTGATCTGAATAGTGGAGAGTTGTTGAGTGTGTGGAGAGGGGATTTTGTGGAAACTACTCCTATGTGGTATGGTAGAGGAGAGACTCAACTGATGTTGCCAATGGGAAATGTGATTGAATTCACCGGTAAGCCTAGTTTATCTGCCTTGGCCTCGAAAGATGCAGCATGGCCTGATAAAATTGATGGCTTCACCTACGAAGGCTATGAATTGAAAAAAGACGGAGTCCCAATCATAAACTATGAAATGAAGGGTGTGGGTATTCGTGAGACTTTTGATACCCGGGATTCCGGGAAAAAATTGGTTCATACGCTTAACCTAACCACTGATGGCGACATTCTGCAAATCTACTGTTTGGTAGCTCAGGGATCCACCATCGATAAACTGCCCAACGGGCTTTATGCCATAGATGACAAATCCTACTACATTGAATTGGAAGGGAAAGAATCTCCTATTGTCAGAAATTCACCGGATGGTTCTAAAGAACTGATTCTGCCCGTTAAGTGGAAAGACAGAATGGGTGTAGTTACTTATTCAATTGTTTGGTAA
- a CDS encoding phosphatase, translating into MKLAAVDIGSNAIRMQITSVTQYEGNINFKKLEYLRFPLRLGLDVFHNQKISEVNRRKFVKLMRAFKILIDLYEVDDYMACATSAMRESVNGKEIVLEVKEEIGLKINIIDGNKEAELINKSLNKFFDEKTYLHIDVGGGSTELNIYKNREKIASKSFQIGSVRALQDQVAIPVWNSMENFVRKYLENSPSVTAIGTGGNINKIFELSLPRKNKRYLDFGKIEEVLSRLETLTFEERVNKLNLNHDRADVIIPAGKIYQRVMLAAKSKKMIVPDLGLKDGIIQVLYERNISKKPL; encoded by the coding sequence TTGAAATTAGCAGCAGTAGATATTGGCTCCAATGCCATCAGAATGCAAATCACCAGCGTGACCCAGTACGAAGGAAACATCAACTTTAAAAAACTGGAGTACCTTCGTTTTCCACTTCGCTTGGGGTTGGATGTATTTCATAATCAAAAGATCTCAGAGGTTAACCGAAGAAAGTTCGTCAAACTGATGAGGGCTTTCAAGATACTCATCGATCTTTATGAAGTTGATGATTATATGGCCTGTGCTACTTCAGCGATGCGTGAGAGCGTGAATGGAAAGGAAATAGTCCTTGAGGTAAAAGAAGAGATTGGACTGAAAATCAATATAATCGACGGAAATAAAGAAGCTGAGCTAATCAACAAATCCCTAAACAAGTTTTTCGATGAAAAAACCTACTTGCATATTGATGTGGGAGGTGGCAGCACTGAACTGAATATTTATAAGAACCGGGAGAAAATAGCATCTAAGTCATTTCAGATCGGTTCCGTCAGGGCCCTCCAAGACCAAGTAGCTATCCCAGTATGGAATTCTATGGAAAACTTTGTGCGTAAATATTTAGAAAACTCACCTTCAGTTACTGCTATTGGAACAGGCGGAAATATCAATAAGATTTTTGAGCTATCTCTTCCGCGTAAAAACAAACGCTACCTGGACTTTGGGAAAATCGAGGAAGTTTTAAGTCGCTTAGAGACACTCACTTTTGAAGAACGGGTGAACAAGCTAAACTTAAACCATGACCGTGCCGATGTCATCATCCCTGCCGGAAAAATCTATCAGCGTGTGATGCTGGCCGCAAAATCAAAAAAAATGATCGTTCCTGATTTAGGTTTGAAAGATGGAATAATACAGGTTCTATATGAACGAAATATATCTAAAAAGCCCCTTTAG
- a CDS encoding DUF202 domain-containing protein, whose protein sequence is MENDLERELIIRDYLARQRTTLANYRTLLSFIRTSLYFLVSGTALFEVKELDHVRDLGYLAFGLSLIFLIVGFLSYFRIREKLKKGNYLKM, encoded by the coding sequence ATGGAAAATGACTTGGAAAGAGAATTAATAATTCGTGATTATTTAGCAAGACAGCGGACGACATTGGCAAATTATAGGACTTTATTGTCCTTTATCCGCACCTCTCTTTATTTCCTAGTCTCCGGCACGGCTCTTTTTGAAGTGAAGGAACTGGATCATGTGAGAGACTTAGGGTACTTGGCATTTGGATTGAGTTTAATATTCCTTATCGTGGGCTTTTTGAGCTATTTTCGAATAAGGGAAAAGCTCAAGAAGGGAAATTATCTAAAAATGTAA
- a CDS encoding SLC13 family permease: MTFEIGLVFSIIGVAVILFFTEKFTIDTVSIGVMVAFLLTGILDVEEGLSGFSNSATVTVAAMFVVSAAIFNTGLLDSFTQKLSSQAGKGQTHLLLTLMLLAGFLSAFISDTAVVALLMPAVIRLNKTDNIPPSKLLMPLSFGALMGGICTLLGTSTNILVSGIAEKAGLPSFGVFEMSLMGLVFFATGLIYMLSIGKWLTPSRKAKSELGESIQLGTYLSELVILKEYDQINEPLFKQKVFEKLAIKPLQIIRADGRKVRVYPNTAIQEGDIIRFNSDKETIEKIKTIFGIELKADLKWLEENITDEEERLYEALVTPNSFLINKSIKTLNFKKLYNQVLVIGIRHRSDLLNSLLSRTALHAGDILLLRATEESIQAIENSDGLLLLSETKNHPLNKAKTIMTLVILALIIGLASFEVFPIVVTAVAGAITLIMLGSLSTEQAYKAIDWKVILMLAGVLSMGLALEKTGGSQLIGTSIVASVGHYGPRVVMSALFVLTFTMTNVMSNNATAALLAPIAISIAAALEVDSRPMLMAVTFAASLSFMTPMGYQTNTMIYTPGNYRFRDYLKVGTPLNILLWIVATLCIPYFFPF; encoded by the coding sequence ATGACTTTTGAAATTGGTCTTGTCTTTTCAATTATAGGCGTTGCCGTTATTTTATTTTTTACCGAGAAATTCACCATAGACACTGTCTCTATTGGAGTGATGGTTGCATTTCTACTGACGGGAATTCTGGATGTGGAGGAAGGGCTATCCGGATTTTCCAATTCAGCTACTGTTACCGTGGCTGCGATGTTTGTGGTTTCAGCCGCCATCTTCAATACAGGACTTTTAGACAGCTTTACTCAAAAGCTAAGTTCTCAAGCAGGAAAAGGCCAAACACATCTCTTGCTCACCCTAATGCTGCTGGCGGGCTTTCTTTCCGCCTTTATAAGTGACACTGCGGTGGTTGCCTTGCTAATGCCGGCCGTAATACGACTTAACAAAACAGACAATATCCCACCATCCAAATTACTTATGCCGCTGTCTTTTGGTGCTTTGATGGGCGGGATTTGTACATTGCTGGGCACAAGCACCAATATCTTAGTCAGTGGGATAGCCGAGAAGGCCGGACTTCCATCATTTGGAGTGTTTGAAATGAGCTTGATGGGGTTGGTATTTTTTGCCACCGGGCTGATTTACATGCTTTCTATTGGAAAATGGCTTACTCCCAGTAGAAAAGCAAAATCAGAGCTGGGCGAAAGTATTCAACTCGGGACTTACCTTTCCGAATTGGTCATATTAAAGGAATATGACCAAATTAATGAACCGCTTTTCAAACAGAAAGTATTTGAAAAACTCGCTATCAAGCCATTACAGATTATTCGGGCAGACGGCAGAAAGGTGCGCGTATATCCCAATACAGCAATACAGGAAGGCGACATAATCCGCTTCAATTCCGACAAAGAAACCATAGAGAAAATAAAAACCATTTTCGGAATTGAGCTCAAGGCGGACTTAAAATGGCTCGAAGAAAATATCACTGATGAGGAAGAACGACTGTATGAAGCATTAGTCACGCCTAATTCTTTTCTCATCAACAAGAGCATTAAAACACTTAATTTCAAAAAACTATACAATCAAGTCTTAGTCATTGGGATTAGGCATAGATCAGACCTGCTCAATTCCCTGCTCTCCAGAACTGCCTTACATGCCGGGGACATCTTGCTCCTACGGGCCACTGAGGAATCCATCCAAGCCATAGAAAATAGTGATGGTCTACTGCTTCTTTCAGAAACAAAAAACCACCCGCTAAACAAGGCTAAAACTATAATGACCTTAGTCATACTGGCTTTGATCATCGGGTTGGCATCCTTCGAAGTATTTCCTATTGTAGTCACGGCTGTTGCCGGAGCCATTACCTTGATCATGCTGGGCTCATTAAGTACCGAGCAAGCTTATAAAGCTATTGATTGGAAAGTAATCCTGATGCTAGCCGGTGTTTTATCCATGGGTTTGGCACTGGAGAAAACCGGTGGCTCCCAGCTAATAGGTACCTCAATAGTAGCCTCTGTCGGGCATTATGGCCCCCGGGTGGTTATGAGTGCATTATTTGTCCTGACTTTTACCATGACAAACGTGATGTCAAATAATGCTACGGCTGCTCTGCTGGCTCCTATAGCTATCAGTATAGCTGCAGCTCTGGAGGTAGACTCCAGACCTATGCTTATGGCTGTTACTTTTGCTGCAAGCTTGAGCTTTATGACTCCTATGGGCTACCAGACCAACACCATGATCTATACGCCTGGAAATTATAGATTTCGTGATTATCTAAAAGTGGGAACTCCATTGAATATACTTCTTTGGATAGTAGCGACTTTGTGCATCCCTTACTTTTTCCCCTTCTAG
- a CDS encoding plastocyanin/azurin family copper-binding protein codes for MKNLMKRTSIRGFAFALTCLFIGQAELKAQDKAPIMVPETEDDFYKLISLPVPEDVILEVGGMATLPDGSLAICTRRGEVWIVSSPNISGSEKPVYKKFATGLHEPLGLAYKDGDIYVTQRSELTRLRDTDGDGQADVYEKIYSWPLSGNYHEYSYGPTFLPNGNMLVTLNVGWSNSLGHGVSLVPWRGWALEITPEGEMIPFAAGMRSPAGYGMNAEGDYFYTENQGDWVGSGRITHVEKGDFVGNAESLEWSDLPGSPVSLNKEDIPNTGEPLYDVAKRVPGLKAPAIWLPHGILGISTSGFLNDNTEGGFGPFANQVFVGDQGQSNIARVDFEKIDGVYQGVVFPFREGFSSGILRMVWGNDASMFVGMTSRGWSSTGKELFSLQRLVWTGRIPFEMKTIKSKPDGFEIEFTEPVNKELAEDPSSYQVTGFTYKYQAAYGSPVINNESCKVIGVVVSEDGMKARLVLDNLRLGYIHEIKAEGVQSTEGKPLLHNVGYYTLNNFGAGEKVDTAPFKARHDHEMMMKAAADSVAKAQADAEAKAQAAAEKKQAAANKPATTKMGKHVTTMPADWNGKADVTINMGTKPGLKFDPAQVQLKAGSKVKLVFQNVDDMLHNLVIVMPGTAIEVGEQAMKLGLEGQQKDYIPNTAKVLVHTKLLQPSESNTIYFIAPTEPGEYTYVCTVPGHFYTMQGILKVVK; via the coding sequence ATGAAAAATCTAATGAAACGTACGAGTATAAGAGGATTTGCTTTTGCTTTGACTTGCCTATTTATCGGACAAGCTGAATTGAAAGCACAAGATAAGGCACCCATAATGGTGCCTGAGACTGAGGATGATTTTTACAAATTGATTTCTTTGCCTGTTCCCGAAGATGTTATTTTGGAAGTGGGAGGAATGGCTACTTTGCCTGACGGTAGTTTGGCTATATGTACCCGAAGAGGGGAAGTATGGATAGTTTCCAGTCCGAATATTTCAGGGAGTGAAAAACCTGTCTATAAGAAATTTGCCACCGGCCTACACGAACCTTTGGGACTTGCCTATAAGGACGGTGACATCTATGTGACACAAAGAAGTGAGTTGACTCGCTTACGTGATACTGATGGCGACGGACAAGCTGATGTCTACGAGAAAATTTACTCTTGGCCACTGTCGGGCAATTATCATGAATATTCTTATGGGCCTACGTTTCTTCCAAACGGAAATATGCTCGTGACACTTAACGTGGGCTGGAGCAATAGCCTTGGGCATGGTGTAAGTTTAGTTCCCTGGAGAGGATGGGCATTGGAAATTACCCCGGAAGGTGAAATGATTCCTTTTGCGGCTGGTATGCGCTCTCCTGCGGGATACGGAATGAATGCTGAAGGGGATTATTTCTACACCGAAAATCAAGGTGATTGGGTTGGATCCGGTAGAATCACCCATGTTGAAAAAGGCGACTTTGTAGGAAATGCTGAGAGTTTGGAGTGGTCAGATTTACCGGGATCTCCTGTGTCACTGAACAAAGAAGATATCCCCAACACCGGTGAGCCATTATATGATGTGGCCAAGCGGGTTCCCGGATTGAAAGCACCTGCGATATGGTTGCCACATGGGATTTTGGGGATTTCTACTTCGGGATTTTTGAATGATAATACGGAAGGAGGATTTGGTCCTTTTGCCAATCAGGTTTTTGTAGGTGATCAAGGACAAAGTAATATTGCACGGGTTGATTTTGAGAAAATAGACGGCGTTTATCAAGGAGTAGTATTCCCTTTTAGAGAGGGGTTTTCTTCAGGTATTTTGAGAATGGTCTGGGGTAATGATGCTTCCATGTTTGTAGGAATGACTAGTCGCGGTTGGTCTTCTACAGGCAAAGAATTGTTCAGCTTGCAACGCTTGGTATGGACAGGAAGGATCCCTTTTGAAATGAAGACAATCAAGTCTAAGCCTGATGGATTTGAGATCGAGTTTACAGAGCCTGTGAATAAGGAATTGGCTGAAGATCCTTCTTCCTATCAAGTGACGGGATTTACTTACAAATATCAGGCTGCCTATGGAAGTCCTGTAATCAACAACGAATCCTGCAAGGTAATTGGAGTGGTGGTTTCTGAAGACGGTATGAAAGCGCGGTTAGTGCTTGATAATTTACGTCTGGGCTATATCCATGAGATCAAAGCAGAAGGAGTACAGTCCACTGAAGGAAAACCGCTTTTACATAATGTAGGCTATTATACGTTGAATAATTTCGGAGCCGGAGAAAAAGTGGATACTGCTCCGTTCAAAGCCCGACATGATCACGAAATGATGATGAAAGCTGCAGCTGACAGTGTGGCAAAAGCACAGGCAGATGCCGAAGCGAAAGCTCAGGCTGCGGCAGAAAAGAAGCAGGCCGCAGCAAATAAACCTGCAACTACCAAAATGGGTAAGCATGTGACAACTATGCCAGCTGACTGGAACGGCAAAGCCGATGTAACGATCAACATGGGGACTAAACCAGGCTTGAAGTTTGATCCTGCCCAAGTTCAGTTAAAAGCAGGCAGCAAGGTCAAATTAGTCTTTCAAAATGTAGATGATATGCTTCACAACTTAGTCATCGTAATGCCGGGAACTGCGATAGAGGTAGGAGAGCAGGCGATGAAATTAGGTTTGGAAGGCCAGCAGAAGGATTATATTCCCAATACGGCCAAGGTTCTTGTTCATACCAAATTGCTACAACCGAGTGAATCAAATACCATTTACTTTATTGCTCCGACTGAGCCCGGAGAATATACCTATGTGTGTACTGTACCGGGACATTTCTATACCATGCAGGGAATATTGAAAGTGGTAAAGTAA
- a CDS encoding DPP IV N-terminal domain-containing protein — translation MPNSHLFNPLKNTSLLIFILTLFGQNSFGQITENTYHDAEYFLSNNIQREVYHLDVIPNWMEDNKSFWHQTYTKDGKRFFLTVIEKGETNEAFDHEALAGLLSEKSGEKIDHENLPFNHIKIEGDGSIVFDWENKSWTYSNGNLESKRKSPYARDRSVSISPDGNWKAFVKNFNLFVENLETGEEMQLSYDGEKDYEYASFWGWSDMILGENGERPEHLSINWSPDSKQIQTQIVDLRLAGKMLLLDNSQDDKFRPQLMGYYRGSPGDTTVVMYTPVLFELESKKETKFPGLSLPHFIGMNLSWDTESENLYGTYLQRGFKSFDLIEINASTKEIRKVYSESSPTHVNNNNIFRRLKNGQFILGTEKSGWNQLYLMDWKKGTLVNRITSGDYVVKNILSVDEENSIVYFEASGKESDVNPYYSFVYKVKFDGSGLELLTPENAFHSISYSSGKDYFVDNYSTVNQPTVSVVRELKTGKIKHEISKADISNLLKKGYQSPKQFTAMAKDGKTILYGIYYLPTDFNSEKKYPIIDYTYSGPHIDITPKTFRAALVGLQQPMAELGFVVVTVDGLGTSGRGKAFNDVSYRNLGDGTTDHVLAIKELAAKNKFMNVDKVGIFGHSAGGYDAGRAMLLHPDFYKVGVASAGDHDHRMEKAWWPEMYMGYPVGDFYHEQSNVTNASNLKGHLLLAHGGIDENVNPSATFKFAEALINAGKDFDLFIWPSRNHNFGRTDGDYFTKKRWDYFIEHLMGEKPLRHYQIQK, via the coding sequence ATGCCAAATTCGCATCTCTTCAATCCGTTGAAAAACACTTCTCTCCTTATTTTTATCCTGACTCTCTTTGGGCAAAATTCCTTTGGTCAAATTACAGAAAACACCTATCACGACGCTGAATATTTCCTAAGTAACAACATACAGCGGGAAGTGTATCATTTGGATGTAATTCCGAATTGGATGGAGGATAATAAAAGCTTCTGGCACCAAACCTATACCAAAGACGGTAAACGGTTTTTTCTCACTGTTATTGAAAAGGGAGAGACTAATGAGGCATTTGACCATGAAGCATTAGCCGGCTTACTTAGTGAAAAGAGTGGAGAGAAAATTGATCACGAAAACTTGCCTTTCAATCACATCAAAATTGAGGGGGACGGATCAATAGTGTTTGACTGGGAGAACAAAAGCTGGACGTACAGCAACGGAAATCTGGAATCAAAGAGAAAATCACCATATGCTAGAGACAGGTCTGTATCCATTTCCCCTGATGGCAACTGGAAGGCCTTTGTCAAAAACTTCAACCTTTTCGTAGAGAATTTGGAAACCGGTGAAGAAATGCAATTGAGCTATGACGGAGAGAAAGACTATGAGTACGCTTCATTTTGGGGTTGGTCAGATATGATTCTTGGCGAAAACGGTGAAAGGCCTGAGCACCTGAGCATCAACTGGTCACCCGACTCCAAACAAATCCAAACTCAGATAGTAGATCTACGCTTGGCCGGGAAAATGCTGCTATTGGACAATAGTCAGGATGATAAATTTCGCCCCCAACTGATGGGCTACTACCGGGGATCACCGGGAGACACCACGGTGGTAATGTACACCCCGGTACTATTTGAACTGGAGAGCAAAAAAGAAACAAAATTCCCGGGGCTTTCACTCCCACATTTTATCGGGATGAATCTAAGCTGGGATACTGAAAGCGAAAATCTCTACGGAACATACCTGCAAAGAGGATTCAAAAGTTTTGACCTTATAGAAATCAATGCTTCCACCAAAGAAATCCGAAAAGTCTATTCCGAATCCTCTCCCACACATGTCAATAACAACAATATATTCCGTAGACTGAAAAACGGACAGTTCATCCTAGGCACAGAGAAATCGGGATGGAATCAGCTCTATTTAATGGATTGGAAGAAGGGGACGTTAGTAAACCGGATCACCTCAGGAGATTATGTAGTGAAAAATATACTTTCGGTTGACGAAGAAAACAGCATCGTTTATTTCGAAGCTTCCGGTAAGGAAAGTGATGTGAATCCGTATTACTCCTTTGTATATAAAGTGAAGTTTGACGGCTCAGGACTTGAATTGTTAACTCCTGAAAACGCTTTCCATTCCATCAGTTACAGCAGCGGAAAGGACTATTTTGTAGATAACTATTCCACGGTGAATCAACCTACGGTCTCTGTGGTAAGAGAATTGAAAACGGGGAAAATTAAACATGAAATTTCTAAGGCTGATATTTCCAACCTACTCAAAAAAGGCTACCAATCCCCTAAGCAATTCACCGCAATGGCAAAAGATGGCAAAACCATTCTCTACGGGATCTACTATCTTCCTACAGACTTCAACTCCGAAAAAAAATACCCGATCATTGATTACACCTATTCCGGGCCTCATATAGACATCACTCCCAAAACATTCCGGGCAGCGCTAGTCGGCTTGCAGCAGCCTATGGCTGAGCTTGGATTTGTAGTGGTCACTGTGGACGGTTTGGGAACTTCAGGAAGAGGAAAAGCTTTCAACGACGTGTCCTATCGCAATCTGGGCGATGGCACGACAGACCATGTCCTTGCCATCAAAGAGCTTGCTGCGAAAAACAAATTTATGAATGTAGACAAAGTGGGAATATTTGGTCATTCAGCGGGAGGATATGATGCGGGAAGAGCGATGCTGCTACACCCGGATTTCTATAAGGTAGGTGTGGCTTCAGCAGGAGACCATGATCACAGAATGGAAAAAGCCTGGTGGCCTGAGATGTACATGGGTTATCCTGTTGGGGATTTCTACCATGAGCAGTCCAACGTCACCAATGCCTCAAATCTAAAAGGACACCTGCTGTTGGCACATGGAGGAATAGACGAAAACGTCAACCCATCGGCCACATTCAAGTTTGCAGAGGCATTGATCAATGCAGGAAAGGATTTTGATTTATTTATTTGGCCAAGCAGAAATCACAACTTTGGCAGAACAGACGGAGACTATTTTACCAAAAAGCGTTGGGACTATTTCATTGAGCACTTAATGGGCGAAAAGCCACTGAGGCACTATCAGATTCAGAAGTGA
- a CDS encoding DUF3078 domain-containing protein has protein sequence MKRITTLFLFILFYGQVFAQDEGVLAPQDTSYWLKEIGGGLNLNQAAFSGNWQGGGVNSIALGVYLNGRANYAKDKWSWDNTVDFIYGVVKNKDEEGRKSNDRIFLDSKVGYKINDKWNYFFALNFLSQFAPGYEFPEDAERVLISKFANPAYLTTSLGVEYKPNDEFSLRISPFSPRWTFVADKELYLNVPNNYGVEIGETVRTEWLAFSLMADYNKKLSENLSLMLRYQMYANYETFAFDAIDHRLDFGLTAKVSNLVNVSLTSLMIYDLDQDSKIQFSQGLALGIAFKRGNFPEKK, from the coding sequence ATGAAAAGAATTACTACACTTTTCCTCTTTATTTTGTTTTATGGGCAAGTTTTTGCCCAAGATGAAGGAGTCTTAGCTCCTCAAGATACAAGCTATTGGCTTAAAGAAATAGGAGGTGGTTTGAATCTAAACCAGGCAGCCTTTAGTGGAAACTGGCAAGGCGGTGGTGTAAATTCAATTGCTTTGGGAGTCTATCTCAATGGCCGTGCAAATTATGCCAAAGACAAATGGTCTTGGGATAATACGGTGGATTTTATTTATGGCGTGGTGAAAAATAAGGATGAAGAGGGGCGTAAATCCAATGACCGTATTTTTCTGGATTCTAAAGTGGGGTATAAAATTAATGACAAATGGAACTACTTCTTTGCCCTTAATTTTCTTTCACAATTTGCGCCGGGTTATGAGTTTCCTGAAGATGCAGAAAGGGTATTGATTTCCAAGTTTGCAAACCCAGCCTATCTTACCACATCTCTTGGTGTAGAATACAAGCCAAATGATGAATTCAGCTTACGAATATCTCCTTTCTCACCTAGATGGACTTTTGTAGCTGACAAAGAACTATACCTAAATGTGCCCAACAATTATGGAGTAGAAATAGGAGAGACCGTGAGAACGGAATGGTTGGCATTTAGTCTTATGGCGGATTACAACAAAAAACTGTCTGAAAACCTGTCCCTGATGCTTAGATACCAAATGTATGCAAATTACGAAACCTTCGCTTTTGATGCTATTGACCATAGGTTGGACTTTGGGTTGACGGCGAAAGTGTCTAATTTAGTGAACGTTAGCTTAACTAGCCTTATGATCTATGACTTGGATCAGGATAGTAAAATCCAATTTAGTCAAGGTTTAGCATTGGGAATTGCATTTAAACGGGGTAACTTCCCCGAAAAAAAATAA